From the Longimicrobium sp. genome, one window contains:
- the ispD gene encoding 2-C-methyl-D-erythritol 4-phosphate cytidylyltransferase — translation MSTASSPPDAPRAAAVIVAGGSGLRFGGPVRKQYLEIGGVPVLLRAIRPFLAHPRIGQVIVVLPAEDVLHAPTWLLDVPVRIVAGGAERGDSVANGLAAVEDVDLVLIHDGARPFVDGGIIDRVLDGCVSGGAIAAVPVTDTIKQVDAEGAIAGTPDRRTLWQAQTPQGFPLGGLREAYRRAAQEGIAATDDAALYERYVGPVRVVMGSYRNLKVTRPDDLPIAEAIAAQTRDAT, via the coding sequence TTGTCGACCGCATCTTCGCCGCCTGACGCGCCGCGTGCGGCGGCCGTGATCGTCGCCGGCGGCTCCGGGCTGCGCTTCGGCGGGCCCGTGCGCAAACAGTACCTGGAGATCGGCGGCGTGCCGGTGCTGCTGCGCGCCATCCGCCCCTTTCTCGCGCATCCCCGCATCGGCCAGGTGATCGTCGTCCTCCCGGCGGAAGACGTCCTGCACGCGCCCACGTGGCTGCTGGATGTGCCCGTGCGGATCGTGGCGGGTGGCGCGGAGCGCGGTGACTCGGTCGCGAACGGGCTGGCGGCGGTGGAGGATGTGGATCTGGTGCTCATCCACGATGGCGCGCGTCCGTTCGTCGACGGCGGGATCATCGATCGCGTGCTGGATGGATGCGTGTCCGGCGGAGCCATCGCAGCCGTGCCGGTGACGGACACCATCAAGCAGGTGGATGCGGAAGGCGCCATCGCCGGCACGCCGGATCGCCGTACGCTGTGGCAGGCGCAGACGCCGCAGGGATTTCCGCTCGGCGGACTGCGGGAGGCGTATCGCCGCGCCGCGCAGGAGGGCATCGCGGCCACGGACGACGCGGCGTTGTACGAGCGCTACGTGGGCCCGGTCCGCGTGGTGATGGGCTCGTACCGCAACCTGAAGGTCACGCGCCCGGACGACCTGCCCATCGCCGAAGCCATCGCGGCCCAGACGCGGGACGCCACCTGA
- the radA gene encoding DNA repair protein RadA, with the protein MAKTKTAYFCRECGNETARWQGQCPGCHEWNTLVEEPTAPRKSKGSAAGSSARASGAGISAPVRLRDVEGAERPRWATGLAEFDFVLGGGIVPGSVVLVGGEPGIGKSTILLQVAGRLEGAQRSTLYVSGEESAHQVKLRADRLDEAASSVTLLAETDLDGILIRAAELNPAVLLIDSIQTVYTPELEGAPGNVGQVRECAARLQRFAKQTGTAVFLVGHVTKGGGIAGPKTLEHIVDTVLYFESAGGLDNRVLRATKNRFGGVDEIGVFRMTAAGLSPVGNPSELFLGERSDAVPGSAVVATMEGTRPLLVEVQALAAKAAYGAPQRVSTGIDQKRLALLLAVLEKRAGLHFGQLDVFLNVVGGLRLTETATDAAVAVALASSVFDRPVPSDTVVIGELGLGGELRPVGQIERRLTEAARMGFRAAYLSPRAVPQSVPPGIRAIPVEDVRTLVDRIFAA; encoded by the coding sequence ATGGCGAAGACGAAGACGGCGTACTTCTGCCGCGAGTGCGGCAACGAGACGGCGCGGTGGCAGGGGCAGTGCCCCGGCTGCCACGAATGGAACACGCTGGTGGAAGAGCCCACCGCGCCCCGCAAGAGCAAGGGGTCAGCGGCGGGCTCGTCCGCGCGCGCGTCGGGCGCCGGCATCTCGGCACCCGTGCGGCTGCGCGACGTCGAAGGCGCCGAACGTCCGCGCTGGGCCACCGGGCTGGCGGAGTTCGACTTCGTCCTGGGCGGCGGCATCGTTCCCGGCTCCGTCGTGCTGGTGGGCGGCGAGCCGGGCATCGGCAAGTCTACCATCCTGCTGCAGGTGGCGGGGCGGCTGGAGGGTGCCCAGCGGAGCACGCTGTACGTGTCGGGAGAGGAATCCGCGCACCAGGTGAAGCTGCGTGCCGACCGGCTGGACGAGGCGGCATCGTCGGTGACGCTGCTGGCGGAAACGGACCTGGATGGCATCCTGATCCGCGCCGCCGAGCTCAATCCCGCCGTCCTGCTCATCGACTCCATCCAGACCGTCTACACGCCGGAGCTGGAAGGCGCGCCCGGCAACGTGGGCCAGGTGCGCGAGTGCGCGGCCCGGCTGCAGCGCTTCGCCAAGCAGACCGGGACGGCGGTGTTCCTGGTGGGCCACGTCACCAAGGGCGGCGGGATCGCGGGACCCAAGACGCTGGAGCACATCGTCGACACGGTGCTCTACTTCGAGTCGGCCGGCGGGCTGGACAACCGCGTGCTGCGCGCGACGAAGAACCGTTTCGGCGGGGTGGATGAGATCGGCGTGTTCCGCATGACCGCGGCGGGACTGTCCCCCGTCGGGAATCCGTCGGAGCTGTTCCTGGGCGAGCGCTCCGACGCGGTCCCCGGCTCCGCCGTCGTGGCCACGATGGAGGGCACGCGCCCGCTGCTCGTCGAGGTGCAGGCGCTGGCGGCAAAGGCCGCGTACGGCGCGCCGCAACGGGTGAGCACCGGGATCGACCAGAAGCGGCTGGCGCTGCTGCTCGCCGTACTGGAGAAGCGCGCGGGTCTCCACTTCGGCCAGTTGGACGTGTTCCTGAACGTCGTCGGCGGGCTGCGGCTCACCGAGACGGCTACGGACGCGGCTGTGGCCGTGGCGCTCGCATCGAGCGTGTTCGACCGACCGGTGCCGTCCGACACCGTGGTCATCGGCGAGTTGGGGCTGGGCGGCGAGCTGCGCCCGGTCGGCCAGATCGAGCGGCGGCTGACCGAGGCCGCGCGCATGGGCTTCCGCGCGGCGTACCTGTCGCCGCGCGCCGTTCCGCAGTCGGTGCCGCCCGGCATCCGCGCCATTCCCGTCGAGGACGTCCGCACCCTTGTCGACCGCATCTTCGCCGCCTGA